The Salinivibrio kushneri DNA segment TGGCATGACTGGCCACTGCAATCAATTCACGCATTATGGTTGAGGGGGTCTTCACTGTGTTGGAGGCATATAAGGTGACTTGTGTCGATACGTGTATCGACTGCTTGAGTTGTTGATTAGACAGCGTGTGCAACCAGCTGGCTATGGCTTGCCACTCAGCTTGGGCAAGGGATTTATCGGTTTCTACACGATGGCCTCGCCGACGTTCATCTGCATCCATGACGCCACTGCCCTCTCCTTGGTGTAAGGCCCAATACATATCAAGCGCATGACGCATATGTTGGCCAATGGTGCTGGTAAACCCATCAGCCTGCATACGGCTATAAGCTTCGTTCGTGACACTCGCTAGTAGCTGCTGTGCCTGATAAGCCACATCTAGGTTACCACGAATAATCGCACTATCTGCTTTGGTTAGACTCGAATGCATACCCTCACCTTAGTACATGTTGCGGCAATTTGGCGCCATCATCTTCATACAAGCAGATGTCATGCCGTTTTAGTCCGTTCCTGGGTATTGCTTCATCCAGCGCCTTTCTTGATACCAGGCGCGTAGCAAAGCAAACACAGAAGGTGGTTGGTGCCCCCGCAATCGCAAGCGTGCGCCAATATGGTACAAATGCCGATATTGGTGCAGAAGTGCTCTGATGGCTTGGAAATAGCCCCCCTCACTGTCCCAAATATGCGCCGGCTCACTACTCGCGCCGTTGATCTCGACAATACACAGCCCCTTCCCTTGTTGTAACGACGCGATATCGCGAAACTTGATATCGAAACGGCCGAAGTAAAAGCCATTAATGTCTTTGGCGATCGTATCTATTTTTGCCGTCAGCGCCGGCGTCACCCAAGCCGCCCCATCTTTAAAGATGGCACCGCGGCAGTGGCTACCCGAGAAGGCTAGCGGCATACGTACGCCAGCTGGTATTACCTCATCAAGCTGATGATGGTGGCGCTGATGATAAAGATGTCCACGCACAGAGGCGGCATCATGGTGTTGGATAAGCGCGGCTAAGGTGCGCTTACCATCACCGATCACAGCGGGCAAGTATTTCAACCCGAGGGAAAATATTTGCCCCCTTTCCTCGCCGGGATAGCGAATATAGAAAACCCCCGCTTCCGCGTCGTAAGGTGCCAATGCTTGGAAAATAATGTCTCTGTCGGGTGGAAATGTGCGGATATAGGCGAAGAGCTTTCTTTCCGTATCAATGCGCTGAACACCAGCCCCTCGACAGCCTTTGTCCGGCTTAGCCACCAGCGGCATAGTGATACCTGCCTTCGCAAGTTCGGCAAGTAGCGTTTTTTTAATGCTGGGGGTGATGGCATTGGGCCGCGTCCATCGCCAATAGGCAGCGATGTATCGTTGCGCCGTGTCGCCCGCTTGAGCAAACACCTCTGATTTAGCCTCACCCACCATTCCTGAAAGGGAGATGCCTGGGTTGGCAATCAATGGCAATGTCAAACTGCGATAGTAGAGGCCAAGCCCGATTGATTGAACCACGACGGGCGTGTAGAAACACCACGCCGGCAGAAACTCAAACCAGCCCAACGGCCGTGACACAGGGTAATTGGGCATGCCAGCTTGACCGATGAGCATCATCGAGGGCTTTGTCATACCGAACCTTTTGCGGGGGTTAACAATGCGCGACGACGAAGAAAACGATTCATCAGCACCAACGCGATAACCGCAATAGCAAAGGCCCACCCAGTGAGCTGTTTCTCTGCTAGCCATTCACTGTGCTCAATGGTGAATGCCCCCCAAAAGATCACGCCTGTCCAACAGGCGGTGGCAATCCCCACGGACAATAAAAACGTACGAAACGGGATAAAAAGAAACCCACTGAGGCTGTAGGTGACCGTTCTAAGCCCGGGAATAAAGCGTATAAGAAACAGGTTTAAAAAAGCATGCCGACGCAACAAGTGGCGCGCGTCACGGACGCCTTTTAGCATTAACAGACGGGCACGTAAACGCCGGTAGCGTCGCGCGTACCGGCCCAGTAAGAATAGCGCGATATCACCACTGGCAATACCAACAAAGATAGCCAGTAACGCCATAGGCCAGGCTAATACCGCTTGAACAGCAACAAAAGCGGCCAGCGCGATCGCACCATCTTCAAAGACATACGAAGCAAATATAATCACAAAAAATAAACCCAGTGACGGTAAGGTCGCCAAACTGGGTATTATGTTCTCAACCATTGGCTTTCTCCTCCTTATTAATCATAGACAGAGGAAAACCCAAGTTACTTACAAATTGATGAAAAAACGCGGTTACATCCCCCCCGCCACATCAAATAAGCTGCCTGTCGAGTACGAGGCATTATCAGATAATAACCAAGCAATCATTTCGGCCACTTCAAGGGTAGAGCCACCACGCCCGAGTGGAATGTTATCCGCTACGCGGGCGACACGATCCGGCTCACCGCCTGCGGCATGCATATCCGTATCGATGGGTCCTGGCCGTACCGCATTGACACGAATACCTTCACGCCCCACCTCTTTAGCGAGCCCCATGGTCAAAGTATCAAGGGCAGCTTTGGTGGCTGCGTAGTCAACATATTCATTGGGCGATCCGGTTTTTACCGCTGCGGAAGATACGTTGACAATCGCGCCACCGTTCCCGCCGCGGGACTGCGCCATGCGGTGTACCGCTTCGCGGCAACACAAAAAGGCACTGGTGACATTCGCTTGGAACATCGCGTTGATCCGCTCGGCATCCATACTGCTCACCGCCGACTGCGGCAACATGATCCCTGCGTTGTTAACCAGTGCAGTGATATTTCCCAAACGGTTGTCTGCTTCGCTAAATAAGCGCTTCACGCCCTCTTCGCTCGACACATCCGCCTGAACCGCAATGGCATTGACACCAATCGCTTGAAGTTCATCAACAAGCGCAAAAGCAGATTCACTGTTGCTCAGATAATTGATGCAAATGGCATAGCCACGCTGTGCCAATAGTTTTGCCGTCTCACGGCCAATGCCGCCACTTGCCCCGGTTACAATCGCAACTGGATTCATTGCTACTCCTTTTCGCTTAATCCGCCGATACCGGTGGATAATACCCCATTCTCACTGCGCCCCAATGTTGACCTGCAACGAAAAGAGGGACAGAGAGATCATGCATTACCTCACCGGTATCGCGCTTGTAGGTCTGCAGCAACATGGTATCAGTATGTTGACCGCAACGCCTACCTGTTCGGTCATCAAATAAGCGTTTAGTCCGGTTTCCGGTGATATCTTGCGCATAATCGCCGGTGAGAGGCTGGCAAAAGCGCTGATTATGCGTGGGGACGTAGCCATGGTTGTCATTGGCAATCACATAAACAATATTCTCATCAGTCTCAAGAATTGGCTCTTGAATAGGCGGTAAGATCCGATCACACAAGCTATCAAATCGGGTGGTATATTTTTTAGGATCGGTATTCGCGATCGGCTGGTAGTGACGATCAAACAAATCACTTTTACTGATCTCACCCTGCTCAATGGCTTGTGCAAACGCCACCTCTATGCGATCGCGACATAAACTGGCCGCTTTGAAAAAGCGTTGATGCGGACTCGCCTCAGACAGCTCGGCAAAAACGGCATTGGTTTTTTCGGTGGTTTCCATCAAGCCTTCCGCTTCTTGGCTCAGCGCAATCACCTGGTTATCACTGTCTTTCAATCCAGTCCGCACTTGGGTCAATGCTGAAGCAATTTGCTCGAGGCTTGCACTGTTTTGTGACGATCCATCCGCCATTTGTCTCACGGCGGCTTCAACCTGATCGGCTCTGGACGAGAGGCCGGTTAAAATCTCTCCCCCTCTTTCAACATTCAACGTCCCTGACTCGACATCCGATGACAGCGTTTGAATATGGGTCATCACATTACTCGACTCTGTCATGATCTGTTTTATGATTTCCGCGACTTCACTGGTGCTTTGTGACGTACGCTGAGCAAGCTGACGCACTTCGTCGGCCACCACCGCAAAGCCACGCCCTTGCTCTCCCGCTCGTGCTGCTTCAATGGCGGCATTCAACGCCAATAGGTTCGTTTGCTCTGCAATCGCATCAATGACTTGTGCGACATCACTCACTTTATTGACGTTAGCGTCTAGCGCTTTAATACGTGCCACTGTTTCAGCCGTTTTTTGGTTAATATCACGCATTTCCTCAATGGAGTCCGTGAGCTTATCGGCACCTTCCAAGCTCAGATCTCGCATGCGCGTCACTTGCTCAACAGACGCTGCCTGCGCTTGGCAGGTATCAGCCAACGTCTGTTCGATATGCTGTGCCGTCTCGGTCACTTCCACCACCGCAGAAAATTGGTCGGTTAGTCGCGTTTTCAATATATCTGAGCGATGCGAGACTTCCGCCGCATTCATGGCGTTCATAGTGGCGCGCGTTGCTAGCCGTCCAACCGTCTCCATCGGTAGCGTTTGGGTTTCCTCCTCAATATCCTGCCTCGATACCTCCTTGGGTGTCGACGCGTACACCCTCATTGCCAACACAGTCACGAGCGCTTGACAAGCCAGTAGCCCCGCCACGCCATAAAACTGCTCGGAAAAAAAGCGCCCACTCACCAACACTAACAGTGCCAACGTGGTGCCTATGGCAACCCAAAACCATGATTGTTTGTTCATTGCATTCCCTGTCATCGAACCACCTTTGTTCCTCACTGAACCCATTTTATCCAACGTCATGGCATGCGGTCGTATCACGACACACAGAACGGCCACGCTTTATTTATTGATGCCATGCTTCATGCCTAATCGCGGTGAAAGTGATCAAATTTCGACTAAAGCACTAGATCTAACACGCTTGTAACCAAACCATTCTAGGCCCCAGCTACTACTTAATAAGGCGCGGCATAAATCAGCACCGGCACAAATAGCGGAAACGCAATAAACGTCGTTAATTCTTAGGAAAAATGCGCTAAGCTACGGCTAGGTCATTGTAAGTAATGGGAGAGCCATGCTCCGCGGTCAACGAGTGCTTCAGGCGATTCACGCCTTTTTGGTATTGATGACAACTAGCTTCTCGCTGGTGTGCTTTTCTTTAGCTGTCATTCCTGAAAGCGAAGAGTTTGCGGTTATTTGGTATGCCTCCGCTGTAGGCGCTTTCTCGCTAGCCCACTATCCTCACCGCACACGCCCTCTTGCGACACTCGGTTTTTTTGTCGGCGTATTCGCAGCGGATTATCTGATGGGGCTCCCCTATGCACTGAGCCTCAAGCTGGCGTTGATCAATACATTGACTGCCTTCACGGGCTGCACGTTATTCCTGTTTATGCGCCGACGTTATGGCAATCCTTTGCAAAGTGTTTGGCCATTTATCCGCGGACTGATGCCCGTAGCGGTCGTTAGCCCACTTGTCGGTGCCCTCCTCGGGGGCTATATTTTATCCGCCTTCAGTGATCACGGATTCAACTACTATCTAGTACGTTGGTTTTTTAGTGAATTTATTGGGTTTGTCGCCCTATTCCCGCTCCTCTTGGCACTCAAAGAACGGCTATACACGGAGGCTCTCGACCAACTCTACCGACCCGTTTACTCTCCAGCGACCATGATCAGCGGCAGTCTCGCGCTTTTTGTCTTGATCAGCTTACTTTTTTACGCCTTTCCCTATCCGTTTATCGCGCTGACAGGATTGTTTTTCATTGCCGCCACACTGCAAAGCAGGATAATAGG contains these protein-coding regions:
- a CDS encoding SDR family oxidoreductase, which produces MNPVAIVTGASGGIGRETAKLLAQRGYAICINYLSNSESAFALVDELQAIGVNAIAVQADVSSEEGVKRLFSEADNRLGNITALVNNAGIMLPQSAVSSMDAERINAMFQANVTSAFLCCREAVHRMAQSRGGNGGAIVNVSSAAVKTGSPNEYVDYAATKAALDTLTMGLAKEVGREGIRVNAVRPGPIDTDMHAAGGEPDRVARVADNIPLGRGGSTLEVAEMIAWLLSDNASYSTGSLFDVAGGM
- a CDS encoding ATP-grasp domain-containing protein; the encoded protein is MTKPSMMLIGQAGMPNYPVSRPLGWFEFLPAWCFYTPVVVQSIGLGLYYRSLTLPLIANPGISLSGMVGEAKSEVFAQAGDTAQRYIAAYWRWTRPNAITPSIKKTLLAELAKAGITMPLVAKPDKGCRGAGVQRIDTERKLFAYIRTFPPDRDIIFQALAPYDAEAGVFYIRYPGEERGQIFSLGLKYLPAVIGDGKRTLAALIQHHDAASVRGHLYHQRHHHQLDEVIPAGVRMPLAFSGSHCRGAIFKDGAAWVTPALTAKIDTIAKDINGFYFGRFDIKFRDIASLQQGKGLCIVEINGASSEPAHIWDSEGGYFQAIRALLHQYRHLYHIGARLRLRGHQPPSVFALLRAWYQERRWMKQYPGTD
- a CDS encoding DedA family protein; this translates as MVENIIPSLATLPSLGLFFVIIFASYVFEDGAIALAAFVAVQAVLAWPMALLAIFVGIASGDIALFLLGRYARRYRRLRARLLMLKGVRDARHLLRRHAFLNLFLIRFIPGLRTVTYSLSGFLFIPFRTFLLSVGIATACWTGVIFWGAFTIEHSEWLAEKQLTGWAFAIAVIALVLMNRFLRRRALLTPAKGSV
- a CDS encoding methyl-accepting chemotaxis protein, yielding MTLDKMGSVRNKGGSMTGNAMNKQSWFWVAIGTTLALLVLVSGRFFSEQFYGVAGLLACQALVTVLAMRVYASTPKEVSRQDIEEETQTLPMETVGRLATRATMNAMNAAEVSHRSDILKTRLTDQFSAVVEVTETAQHIEQTLADTCQAQAASVEQVTRMRDLSLEGADKLTDSIEEMRDINQKTAETVARIKALDANVNKVSDVAQVIDAIAEQTNLLALNAAIEAARAGEQGRGFAVVADEVRQLAQRTSQSTSEVAEIIKQIMTESSNVMTHIQTLSSDVESGTLNVERGGEILTGLSSRADQVEAAVRQMADGSSQNSASLEQIASALTQVRTGLKDSDNQVIALSQEAEGLMETTEKTNAVFAELSEASPHQRFFKAASLCRDRIEVAFAQAIEQGEISKSDLFDRHYQPIANTDPKKYTTRFDSLCDRILPPIQEPILETDENIVYVIANDNHGYVPTHNQRFCQPLTGDYAQDITGNRTKRLFDDRTGRRCGQHTDTMLLQTYKRDTGEVMHDLSVPLFVAGQHWGAVRMGYYPPVSAD